One genomic window of Punica granatum isolate Tunisia-2019 chromosome 1, ASM765513v2, whole genome shotgun sequence includes the following:
- the LOC116198890 gene encoding uncharacterized protein LOC116198890 yields MDKSVSDGKAETNSRSPQKVEDEEGHNPIGGEDESEVNSLLPPRTGGMSRKLEKTGRKVRWNDNDGNKLFEVLEFQPSDISDSEDEDEGEDEDEDEDSCVCTIM; encoded by the exons ATGGACAAGAGTGTTAGTGATGGAAAAGCTGAGACGAACAGCAGAAGCCCTCAGAAGGTGGAGGATGAAGAAGGTCACAATCCCATTGGTGGAGAAGATGAGAGTGAAGTGAACTCTCTTCTGCCGCCGAGGACGGGTGGGATGTCGAGGAAATTGGAGAAGACCGGGCGAAAGGTCCGGTGGAACGACAACGACGGGAACAAGCTCTTCGAAGTGCTGGAATTCCAGCcgag CGATATAAGCGACagtgaagatgaggatgagggtgaggatgaggatgaggatgaggattCTTGCGTCTGCACGATCATGTAG
- the LOC116193298 gene encoding glycine-rich cell wall structural protein — MERGFPLLSFVCIGFLVVSAVARDVRKSENDDQKNLGFGKGGGFGGGFGGGAGGGGGFGGGGGFGGGGGAGGGAGGGVGGGAGGGFGKGGGLGGGIGKGGGIGGGAGGGIGHGGGIGKGGGFGGGIGKGGGLGGGAGGGFGKGGGAGVGAKGGFGKGGGAGGGAGGGFGKGGGAGAGAGGGFGKGGGVGGGIGKGGGVGGGAGGGIGKGGGVGGGIGKGGGLGGGAGGGGGSGIGGGIGKGGGLGGGAGGGFGKGGGLGGGVGGGFGKGGGIGGGIGKGGGFGGGVGGGSGGGVGGGFGKGGGFGGGMGGGSGGGFGGGGGGGGGGGGGGGGGGGAGGGFGSGGGLGGGGIGHR; from the coding sequence ATGGAACGAGGCTTTCCTCTGTTGTCCTTTGTTTGCATTGGCTTTCTCGTGGTGAGTGCGGTTGCTAGAGATGTGAGGAAGAGCGAGAATGACGACCAAAAGAACCTAGGATTTGGTAAGGGAGGTGGCTTCGGGGGTGGCTTCGGTGGAGGCGCTGGAGGTGGCGGTGGTTTTGGTGGTGGGGGTGGATTCGGTGGTGGTGGAGGTGCCGGTGGAGGTGCCGGTGGAGGTGTCGGTGGGGGCGCAGGAGGCGGGTTTGGGAAGGGTGGCGGGTTAGGAGGTGGGATTGGTAAGGGCGGTGGGATTGGCGGAGGTGCTGGGGGCGGCATTGGACATGGTGGTGGAATAGGGAAAGGTGGTGGCTTTGGCGGTGGCATTGGTAAGGGTGGTGGACTCGGTGGTGGTGCTGGAGGAGGCTTCGGAAAGGGTGGCGGAGCCGGTGTTGGTGCCAAAGGAGGCTTCGGGAAAGGCGGGggagcaggtggtggcgcCGGAGGAGGCTTCGGGAAAGGTGGTGGAGCGGGTGCTGGTGCCGGAGGTGGTTTCGGGAAAGGTGGAGGCGTTGGTGGTGGCATTGGGAAGGGTGGCGGAGTAGGTGGTGGTGCTGGGGGTGGCATTGGGAAGGGAGGTGGAGTAGGAGGAGGCATCGGGAAGGGTGGTGGTCTTGGAGGAGGAGCTGGTGGAGGAGGTGGCAGTGGAATTGGTGGAGGAATCGGCAAAGGTGGCGGACTTGGAGGTGGTGCTGGTGGTGGATTTGGCAAGGGAGGTGGCCTTGGTGGTGGTGTAGGCGGAGGCTTTGGGAAAGGGGGAGGAATTGGAGGCGGCATTGGGAAGGGTGGTGGCTTCGGTGGTGGAGTGGGTGGCGGATCTGGTGGAGGAGTCGGTGGAGGCTTTGGTAAAGGAGGAGGTTTCGGTGGTGGAATGGGAGGCGGTTCTGGGGGTGGCtttggtggtggtggaggtggaggtggaggtggaggtggaggtggagggggagggggaggtGCAGGCGGCGGATTCGGCAGTGGAGGTGGTCTTGGAGGCGGCGGCATTGGACACCGCTGA
- the LOC116198882 gene encoding heterogeneous nuclear ribonucleoprotein 1-like produces the protein MDSDQGKLFIGGISWETTDEKLIEYFSQYGEVMQTVVMRDKLTGRPRGFGFVVFSDPSVLDRVLQDKHTIDGRTVEAKRALSREEQQTNARSGNANSDRGASGSGNIRTKKIFVGGLPATLSEDGFREYFESYGNVTDVVIMYDQNTQRPRGFGFISFDSEEAVDRVLHKTFHDLNGKQVEVKRALPKDANPGGGGRGMGGGGYQGYGGSGGNSGNAYDGRMDSNRYMQAQNAGGGFGPYGSSGYGAPSYGYGPASSGMGYGGYGGYAGAGTGYGGPAAAYGNPSMASSAYAGGPQGGPRGSWGSQAASGYGAMGYGGVASWGGTTGSGAGGGPGSAPTGHSPSGVGGYGSQGYGYGGSYGGGDGSYGNQGGYSARSGGGTTGGAGGSSGGDMQGNGGYGGYGDGHGNSSYGSAGWKSDQSQGNGPQSGQGGYGSGYGGVQSRQGQQH, from the exons ATGGACTCGGATCAGGGGAAGCTGTTCATCGGGGGGATATCATGGGAGACGACGGATGAGAAGCTGATCGAGTACTTCAGCCAGTACGGAGAAGTCATGCAGACAGTCGTCATGCGGGACAAGCTCACCGGGAGGCCCCGCGGCTTCGGGTTCGTGGTGTTCTCCGACCCCTCTGTCCTCGACAGGGTTCTTCAGGACAAGCATACCATCGATGGAAGGACG GTTGAGGCTAAGAGGGCTTTATCAAGGGAGGAGCAGCAAACTAATGCAAGATCAGGGAATGCAAATTCTGACAGAGGTGCTAGTGGTAGTGGAAATATTAGAACCAAGAAAATATTTGTAGGAGGCTTGCCAGCCACTTTGTCTGAAGATGGATTTCGTGAGTACTTTGAGTCGTATGGCAATGTAACCGATGTAGTAATTATGTACGATCAGAACACTCAACGTCCCCGAGGGTTTGGATTCATTTCTTTTGATTCAGAAGAGGCTGTAGATAGGGTTTTACACAAGACTTTCCATGATTTGAATGGGAAGCAAGTTGAAGTTAAGCGAGCTCTACCAAAAGATGCAAATCCTGGTGGAGGTGGTCGCGGCATGGGTGGTGGAGGATATCAAGGGTATGGGGGTTCAGGTGGCAACTCAGGTAATGCTTACGATGGTCGAATGGATTCCAATAGGTATATGCAGGCCCAAAATGCGGGAGGTGGTTTTGGACCTTATGGTTCCTCTGGCTATGGTGCACCAAGCTATGGGTATGGTCCTGCCAGTAGTGGCATGGGTTACGGTGGCTATGGAGGCTATGCTGGTGCAGGTACGGGATATGGTGGTCCTGCTGCTGCTTATGGTAATCCGAGTATGGCAAGTTCTGCGTATGCTGGCGGTCCGCAGGGTGGGCCTAGAGGTTCATGGGGTTCACAGGCAGCATCTGGGTATGGGGCCATGGGCTATGGGGGTGTTGCTTCTTGGGGTGGTACCACAGGCAGTGGTGCTGGTGGTGGTCCTGGCTCAGCTCCTACAGGCCATTCTCCTAGTGGGGTGGGTGGATATGGCAGTCAAGGTTATGGATATGGTGGCAGCTACGGTGGAGGTGATGGCTCATATGGGAATCAGGGTGGGTACAGTGCTCGTTCTGGAGGTGGTACCACTGGTGGAGCAGGTGGGTCTAGCGGAGGAGATATGCAGGGAAACGGTGGATATGGTGGGTATGGTGATGGTCATGGAAACTCAAGCTATGGAAGTGCAGGGTGGAAGTCCGATCAGTCACAAGGGAACGGTCCTCAAAGTGGTCAGGGTGGATATGGCAGTGGATATGGTGGAGTCCAGTCCCGGCAAGGGCAGCAGCATTGA
- the LOC116203593 gene encoding actin-related protein 2/3 complex subunit 2B-like, giving the protein MIKEICADALTIVEPAKDGYQLTIKLNLSKIPPGKESIKVITEISAVQAKLLSCQLKEMLRNVNSQEQLQGMYKPIKLVYHHREPFFVIRQPRKIATVFPMRFKEDPDVIVATTFFQVQLMDVGSSEEWAKAPPCTWSPIPPAELRGEPLEDLSTNCGFVSFDITSHHVKGKRLDKIVWSLLNFHAFVKYHVKCTRGFTQRRMRKRLNSLVKVINQYHTFKYNYLVSDCYPDVLCSFFKLQILHSEGPEEEREHEEEPKGCGCMSSFASTSRAKNLKRRCQNLFVRKSKRIHFPVKVRGGMRFRHRWLKIPKFSSPRRYTKLD; this is encoded by the exons ATGATAAAGGAAATCTGTGCAGATGCTTTAACGATCGTTGAACCCGCCAAAGATGGATACCAGCTCACTATCAAGCTCAACTTATCTAAGATCCCCCCAGGCAAAG AGTCGATAAAGGTCATCACGGAGATCTCCGCGGTGCAAGCAAAACTTCTAAGCTGTCAACTGAAAGAGATGCTGCGGAATGTTAACTCTCAGGAACAGCTTCAAGGGATGTACAAGCCAATCAAACTCGTCTATCACCACAGAGAGCCCTTCTTTGTCATCAGACAG CCACGGAAGATCGCAACAGTTTTTCCTATGCGATTCAAAGAAGATCCAGATGTGATCGTAGCAACCACATTCTTTCAGGTCC AACTCATGGATGTGGGAAGTTCAGAAGAATGGGCCAAAGCACCTCCATGTACATGGTCACCTATCCCTCCTGCCGAGTTGAGAGGGGAACCACTTGAAGATTTGAGCACCAACTGCGGTTTCGTTTCGTTCG ATATTACTTCACATCATGTGAAAGGCAAAAGGCTGGACAAGATAGTATGGAGTTTACTGAATTTCCATGCCTTCGTCAAATATCATGTGAAG TGCACTCGAGGCTTTACACAGAGAAGGATGAGAAAGCGCTTGAACAGTCTTGTCAAGGTGATCAACCAGTATCATACCTTCAAATACAACTATCTAGTTTCTGACTGTTACCCGGATGTTTTATGTTCATTTTTCAAACTACAGATCCTTCACAGTGAAGGcccagaagaagaaagagagcaTGAAGAGGAACCTAAAG GTTGTGGGTGCATGAGTAGCTTCGCTAGTACCTCAAGAGCTAAGAACCTCAAACGAAGATGCCAGAACTTATTTGTCAGGAAGTCCAAGAGAATACATTTCCCAGTCAAAGTTCGTGGAGGCATGCGCTTTAGGCATCGGTGGTTGAAGATCCCGAAGTTCTCTTCACCAAGGAGATACACCAAATTAGACTAA